CTGATCCTGAGATTTGTGGCCAGTCTGATCTGATCAAGTTCCCTCACAGTCTCAGCATCATCCTCTGCAATGGCTACAGTAATATCAAACTCGGACTTATCGATAGGAATCGCCCTGCATTTCATCAGCACTTCCGGCGGAGCCAGTTTCACAACCGACAGATCGGGCTTCCTTCCTTCGAGGTTGACGAACTCGAGAACCGGCCTGAGATCACGGATTTTGTTGATCACGACCTGCTTGACCTGATCGGTGTCCACAAGATATTCAGTCAAAAGCTGTTTCTGCTCTTCGCTCTTTTTCCAGGCTGCATCCAAGGCTCCAGCGGTAAGATATCCCATCTTCACCAGCTGCTTGGCCAGTCCTTTTTCCTTGATCCGCGAGATTTTAAGCTCCTGCAGATCCAGTTGTCTGGAGATGGCATCCAGATCTATCTTGCCGAGAGCATTGATGATCTCCCCTTCCCTGGCAAGGTAAAATTCCAGCTTGTACGGGAAATTTGTATTGAATTTATTGAAAAAAGTCAGATCGTCAAGTCTGCTCACTGCCAGCCGTAAAAGATCCTGTTCGGAGTTGATTGGAAGAAAGGGAACCTGCTTCATTTCATCGGGCTTGAAATACTTTAAAAGATTCAGCTGGGGAGTAAAATTGATCAGGCTGATGAAAACGGTCTGATGCATCAGAGCATCAAGTTCCAGCGACTGTTCCTCATCGAGCAGGTTGTGCTCAACCAGGATCTGCTGCAGTTCCTTCTTATGCTGCTGCTGTTCATTGAGAGCTGTGTTCAGCTGCTCCTCGCTGATCAATCCACGTTCGATCAGCAGTTCACCCAGCAGCTTCTTTTTATCTGATGTAAAGGCAGAAGCTGTGATGCCGATGGTTTCAATTTTTTTATATCTGATACACTCAGGGTCATTGACGTCAAAGTGATAGGGAACATTTTCAAGAATGTTGGCGACAATCAATTCCAGGTATTTTCTGGTCGTCAGCATCATTTTCACTGGTACTGAAAGGATTTTTTCGATCTCAGGCTGCATCCGGAGCCTGATTGTATTGGATACCAGCACGCTGATTGCTCCGTCCTTGAACTGGAACGGCAGTATTCCAAATCTCTTGATGACAGAGGGCGGTACGCGAGCCACTATTTCCCGGTTGATCTGAATTTTGTCCTTTTTCAGATCGAGAAAGGTAATTCCATCCTGCTCTGCGAGAACTTTGAGCAGCTCCTCTTCCTTTACCAGATTAGCTTCGATCAGGATTTCGCCGAGAAATTTTTTTGAAGCAGCCTGCTGTTCTATAGCCCAGTGGAGCTTATCTTCTGAAACAAGATTTTTTTCAAGTAATAGTTGACCAAGTTTCTTGCGAAATTTGAACTCGTTTTCAGCCATGCCGACCTATTTTTTTTTCCGGGACTTCCGCTCCTTCTTGTCTCCGGTTTCAACAGATAAATCGGAATCTTTCTTTGACATATTTTCGGCTTTTTCCGATTTTTCCTGAATGTCAGTCCCGAACGCCTTCACATCAGGATCGTCAGGATAGCGCTTTATTGCTTCGGCATAGAATTTTTTAGCGTCATCCAGATGGGAAAGTTTGAGATGGACACGGGAGAGGTGAAATTCGATCATTTCATAGTCGGGTTTTTGTTTTTGAATCATCTCGTATGCGGCGAGCGATTCGGCATTTTTTTCGTTTGCTTCTAGGCACCCGGCTAATCCGCATCTCAGTTCCAGGTCATCTTTGGACAGGCTGATGGCTTTTTCGTAATACTTTAAAGCTTCCTTGTGCTCTCCTCCCAGAGTGAAGAGATTGGCTAGTTTCTGCAGGGCAATCAGATTGGTCGGGTCCAGAAGCAGTGCTTTGCGGAACTCGACGATTGCCTGCGGGATTTCATTTTTAAGCAGGTGCAGCATTCCAAGGCGGGTAAACAGTCGCGGTGTCTTCTTAGTATTCATCTGATCCTCCGATCTAATAAAATTTATCGTTCCACTTCCAGCAGCAGCTGGTCTTTGGAAACTGTTTTTCCTTGTTCCACGGCGATTTCCTTTATTTTTCCGGCAAAAGGAGCGCGAAGTTCGTTCTCCATTTTCATGGCTTCCAGTATCAGCAAGAGCTGCCCTGCCTCGACCTTCTGCCCTGCTTCCACAGCTAGAACAAGCACCTTGCCTGCAAGATTAGCCCGCAACTTACCGCTGACTGTCTGCTCCTGCGCCTGCTTTTTGATCCGGACGCTGTCAATCCGGTCTATCACCAGCGGAAATTCCTCCCCGTTCAGGATTACGCTTTTAGGGTTGCCTGACAGGTCATATTCCACCTCAAACTCATGATATCTTCCATCAATGAAAGCGCCATTCCCGACCCATCTGAGACGGTGTATCGCATTCCCGGACTGTAGTTCAATTTCATTTTCCAATTCATTGGCTGTTATCTTGAATTCCTTGTCCCAGATCCTGATTCTGCAGTTCATCGCTTTCCTCCTATAGTCCGCGTTTCTGCATGAGCGAAAGTCGTCCCATGGCACTCCAGATGCTCTCCCTGGCCTGCGGCTTCTTGCTTGCGGCCGTCGGATTTCTTTTTTCCAGAAGAGCAGCGGCCAGTTGAGCAGCGGTCTCGGAATCTTCCAGGTATTTCCTGAACTGCTTGTGCTTGAGCTGCTGATCAATGAAATCCATAGTCAGCCGCCCTTC
Above is a window of Candidatus Wallbacteria bacterium DNA encoding:
- a CDS encoding tetratricopeptide repeat protein, producing MNTKKTPRLFTRLGMLHLLKNEIPQAIVEFRKALLLDPTNLIALQKLANLFTLGGEHKEALKYYEKAISLSKDDLELRCGLAGCLEANEKNAESLAAYEMIQKQKPDYEMIEFHLSRVHLKLSHLDDAKKFYAEAIKRYPDDPDVKAFGTDIQEKSEKAENMSKKDSDLSVETGDKKERKSRKKK
- a CDS encoding acetyl-CoA carboxylase biotin carboxyl carrier protein subunit, with product MNCRIRIWDKEFKITANELENEIELQSGNAIHRLRWVGNGAFIDGRYHEFEVEYDLSGNPKSVILNGEEFPLVIDRIDSVRIKKQAQEQTVSGKLRANLAGKVLVLAVEAGQKVEAGQLLLILEAMKMENELRAPFAGKIKEIAVEQGKTVSKDQLLLEVER